The nucleotide sequence gggttttgggCGACTGTCATATCATACACTAGTTCCACAACCGCTACATGTTTTCCAGATCCCCACATTTTTACAACAGAATCTAACACGCTCAATTTCTCTTGGCAATCAAAGTTGTTTTCTGCAGCTAAAGAAGCCAATTGTTGTCTGGAGGGCTCGCCGGTATCGGTTGTTTGCTGTGACAATGCGTGGACGAGGCGTCGTTTCGACTGTCACAGGTAGTCGTTCTTCAACAATGTCAGAAAGTGCCTGAAAGAATCAATGGCCGCGTTTGTAGTATTCAAGTGTCCACCGCTAGGCAATCAATTCAGTGTCGAATAAATCACGACCGCATAACTTTCTCACAGCGAAGATATGTCGACACGGTAGCGACATGGACTTGTAGAAAGTACAATCACAGGATATTGGCGTCACGCAGATTTCCCCTTCTGAACTGGTCACGGAAAAGTGCCCGTTATCCTCTTGGAGTACGACATGGCCTGCACGCTCCAATTGTTTGTAgaagaatgagagaaagagaaagagagagagagagagagagagagagagagagagagagagagagagagagagagagagagagcctctaccggcaaaatagcctctaccgtaacatatcgttattttgccggtaccggcaacgtagcctacaggctacgttgccggtaccggcagaATAGCCTTTTCgtataaagtttgaatgaagacacaggaatgaatgttttagttggggtacgaaaatgggtgcaataatttgttTGCTCAGTTGATATATATGTCACAGTAGAAACTAGAATTCAGTAGGATCCGGAATCCTACTAGTAGAGACTGGAATCTCAGTTTCTACTAGTagatactggaattccagtctcaactggactttttcaagttcaaactggaattccagtatctactagtagataccGGAATTCCACTTACAACTGGATTTTTTCCAGTTGAAAGTGGAATTCCGATATCTACTAgtagaaactggaattccagtttcaacTAACAGCCAGTTCATGTTGGAATTCAGTTCAAATTGGAATTTCGCGATGGAGATGAATgtagtttcttttttgtttaaaatgaacAGTTGACTACTTTATTGAAAGCAAATCCATTGTTTAAAAAGACCCAACACCACAAACTGCATAGTCAAATCAATGAAAATCACATCAGACAACTTCAGGACATGTTCTTGCATTTCTTGCTGTGCGGGTGGCATTTGGTGCCACATGCAAGTTTGGCATCTTTGCACGGACACCTCTTTGTCATGCACGCGCCTGTGCACGTACAGACGGACCTGGCGACAGCTCCACGGTTTTGCCAACCAGTTGATGACCTGGAGGCTTGAATGAGGGACACTTCCTTAAGAGTCTGTGGGTTTACCACATTGAGATGTGGGAGGACCACACTGCTCATGTCCACAAGCTCCACCCCCCGAAACCAGTTTTTAACAATTCCAGTCGGGCAATACACCCGATAGACAGAATCACCGCCCCTCATCTTTGATTCCAGAATCTTGCAGGTCAAGAGCCGCACGTCAGTGTTGGTCCTGTCGGCACTGTGGATTTTCACTCCGACAGTGTGCCCGTTTTGGAATGATTGGGTCACGTCTTTTACCTTCTTTTGGTACCTCGTGTCTTGACGTCTGGCAGCCTTCAAATAGTTATTTCTGGCAACAAGTCGCTTCTCCTTGTGAGCCGTGTTCCCTTCTTCATTTTGCACTGTTGCAGTGCGTTTCCACAACACAAACTGTCCTACTTCTAATGGTTCATTCATAGGGTTGGCAATTGTAGGCACATGTGTAGGAACGAACACTTCGTCAACAGAAAACACAGCATGAGTGGTTTTAGTCACTTTCACACCATGCACAACGTCAAGATTTGTGTGCTCTGTGCCAGAACAAACGATGACGTTGTCGCTCAAAAGAAGATACTCCTTTCCTCGCTTGTGGCTGGTACAGGTAGTAGATGATGTACTTGGTGAATCCACGTTTTCTACAATGCCGAGAGAAGAACCACCAGCACCtgtgaaacaaacaaattaaaatcgTCTACGCTGGTgtgaaaaccaagaaaggtggtGTAAGGGTTAACCTGTTAACATCTTCAAACTAGTCTTTATAAATTGATAGAAAATATGGCACATTGAAAGTGTGTTGAGGGAAGTGTGAAGAAACTTACCAGTGGCATGCTGCTCAGGAGTGCTGAGAGAAGGTCCGAGAGGATCCTGAAAGTTGACTGCTTCTGAAGAACGGTCAGCACCTGTGAAACAAATAAAATGCAGTTGTATTTGCAACAGACATTTGcagtcattcttcttcttctctgttgGGAAATGTGACATGATAATGTGGCATGTATGTGTACACATTAATCACTGTGTACTAGTGTTTCGACGTTGAAGTGATACaggaagaaattctgaataattCATTGCAAAAACATACACTTGACCCATTTTGACAGGAAAGTTTTTTTTGAAAGTTGACTGCTTCTGAAGAACGGTCAGCACCTGTGAAACAAATGAACTGTAGTTGTATTTGCATCAAATCTGCCATTAATCCCCAGAGTCATTAACCCTTGCCAGTGCACCTCCCGTCTCCTGCATTGTCTATCATTATCAAAATTGTGTTCATCATTAGTTTGTTATGGCTGCAAAAGGGTTAATGTAATGGAATGTTACTCCTATTAATACGACTAATACAGTAATGGGCGTCAACTAGTCCAATGGTTGCATGGCCAATATCTCTAAAACACAAGATTTTTAAAACCAATTCAGATAGAAGCATACCACATACCAGCAGTTGAAGGTCCGGGAGTTGGCAAAGAATTGTTGACTGGCTGCAGAACTGTATCAAAGACCACTTCACTCCACACAGTGATTCTCTCGTCGTCCTCGCAGCTGATGTCACTCTGGCTCCCTGACTGCACAACTGCACTTCTCTGACTCACGGCTGTGTCTTCTTGACTCAGAACTACACGCCCCACATTGTCCAGCCACACTGACTGCACGACTGCACCATCATGATTCAATGACTCAacgactgcaccttcctgactcaatgactcgacgactgcaccttcctgactcaatgactcgacgactgcaccttcctgactcAATGACTCAACGACTGCATCTTCCTCACTCACTGACTGCacgactgcaccttcctgactcaatgactcgacgactgcaccttcctgactcaatgactcgacgactgcaccttcctgactcAATGACTCAATGACTGCATCTTCCTCACTCACTGACTGCACGACTGCACCTTCCTGCCTCATTGTGGGAAGCATAACAAGCAGATCATTTGGCAAATCTTCTTCACGCACAATACCCTGAGCTGCAAATTCCTCCCAAACAGCTTGGTCCGAACGTGGTTTCTGACCAAATACAAGTTCATACGGTGTTGTCCCAGTTGCACTTGAAACTGATGTGTTGATTGAGTGAACCACAGACTTTAATCCCCTGCTCCATTGTGGGCCATTGGTATCCATCCATTTGCCTAGTTTCAATTGTAGGTCTCCGTTCCCCCTCTCAATGCACCCTGCACACAGTGAAGCAATCCCAGTTGGATACTGTCACCTTAAATAGAGGCCTTTTCAAGCCTAGGCCACTGCACTATGTCTGTAGCCCATATTTCAGGTTGTAAAGCTGATTTATAAAGCTGCTAGAGCAGTTTTAATTTGAGAAGTCGAGTGTATCATTCATCGAAAGGTTCATGGTACTGTCACAGTACCATTAAAGGGGTATGAAAGACCTAAACCGGAAGTAGAATTCCTTGAACGGCAGCTGATACATTACTCTATGAACTCTCATTATCCAGAAAATTAAGCCTGAAAGCCTGGTATTCGCTGAGAAACATCGGAAAAcgcaaaatcaaaataaacaatCCTTATCCGGAAGTGGTAAAAAAA is from Littorina saxatilis isolate snail1 linkage group LG5, US_GU_Lsax_2.0, whole genome shotgun sequence and encodes:
- the LOC138966186 gene encoding uncharacterized protein, with the translated sequence MESESEDQKTLFYSLLEAHIRSLDDSKRECFCIAQEKYTKIVKALQLNKGQQCPEGAKFKYRCAKHYKLQVVGARTMLCCQKTNCPVVTREELFATIARCHVHVGHGGRDKTWAEIKANYAGVHHSAVSVFLKTCPSCRQRQVVKSLPSGKAMINLSFLLRVQIDLIDFRSRPDRDFKWILHARDCFSKFSWAYPLESKTAAEVAGHLFDQFCTFGPPRLLQSDNGREFTANVIREVCDLWPGTVIIHGRPRHPESQGCIERGNGDLQLKLGKWMDTNGPQWSRGLKSVVHSINTSVSSATGTTPYELVFGQKPRSDQAVWEEFAAQGIVREEDLPNDLLVMLPTMRQEGAVVQSVSEEDAVIESLSQEGAVVESLSQEGAVVESLSQEGAVVQSVSEEDAVVESLSQEGAVVESLSQEGAVVESLSQEGAVVESLNHDGAVVQSVWLDNVGRVVLSQEDTAVSQRSAVVQSGSQSDISCEDDERITVWSEVVFDTVLQPVNNSLPTPGPSTAGADRSSEAVNFQDPLGPSLSTPEQHATGAGGSSLGIVENVDSPSTSSTTCTSHKRGKEYLLLSDNVIVCSGTEHTNLDVVHGVKVTKTTHAVFSVDEVFVPTHVPTIANPMNEPLEVGQFVLWKRTATVQNEEGNTAHKEKRLVARNNYLKAARRQDTRYQKKVKDVTQSFQNGHTVGVKIHSADRTNTDVRLLTCKILESKMRGGDSVYRVYCPTGIVKNWFRGVELVDMSSVVLPHLNVVNPQTLKEVSLIQASRSSTGWQNRGAVARSVCTCTGACMTKRCPCKDAKLACGTKCHPHSKKCKNMS